Sequence from the Exiguobacterium aurantiacum genome:
TTCTTGTCCACCGACGAAGAACGATACGACGAGCGCGATGATCGTCGTCCGTGATAAGAAATCGACGAGCGGGAACTCAGGGAGACCCGGTGTCGCGATACCCATCTCGACCATGGCGAAGCCAAGTCCAAGACCGAAGATGACGATGACGAGGATTGGCGAGAATCGTGAACCGGCCACGACCATCCGCGATAAAATGACCATCGGGATGACGAAGGCCATGAGCAACCAGAATTGGTTGAGTAATTGTACTTGCGATAATTGCTGAACGATTTCCATGGATAAACCCCTTATACATTTTTTCACACTGTGTCGAAGTTTACAGGATTGAACATTCTGTGACAAGGGGGTGTGACGTATTGTAAACTTTGAAAGCGGAACCAACTAAAATGGTTCCGCTTTCGGTTAATTATTCGGTTGGCGCAGACCCCAGATGCCTTTATTTCCCGTGGAATAAAACAAGTCTTCTTTCCCCGCGAAGCTGGCCGAGTCGCTCGAATGGGCCCGAATCTGTTTATTGACGTGTGCCTTCCAATCTTTATAGCGATCGAGCTCGAGTTGATAGTACGACCGTTCAATGTAGTCATAGATTTCTTTAAGTGACGCCGTCCCGCCGTGATGCTGGAGGGCGAATTGGATTTTGCGAAGTAGTGCGCGTTTCAAATTATCCCTCACCTTTCACTAAATACTTCTAAGTACTCTTCAAACTTTTGTTCCACTGCTTTAATAATTCTATCATGAGCAGCTTCACCTTCAATACGGTACTCTTCCCTCACATAAAACATATCATCAATTAATTCAAAGAGTGGAGAAATATTGCTTACTCTAGTAGAAGTTGTTGATAGATATTTTAATGGCAGTGTTCTTAAATGTCGTTCCATGTTTGCTTGTGAAAAATTCGTTGTAAAATCCGCACTTATATTTTTAAGGGTATAAGAGCGGAGTTGCTCGTTCACCAAATCATAATAAGGTTTTGCGAGTTCAGTTATCGAAATTGGCGCATACCAATCTCGAGAACCTCGCTCTAACATTATTTTCAGTACGTTCATTTTGTAAGGTCCCTGTCTATCGAACTCATCTATGTACTGAATTAACTGCTTAAGCCGATCTTCCATAATTACGCCACCCTCATTCTGAAGCTTTACGACTGAAGTAGTGATGCAGCCGCACTTCAACGATTTGACTGACCCATTCGTAAACCAAAGGATGAGCAAATGCTTCATTATGCTCGATATGTAATGACTCCTCAGATACGAAGAACGGTCCTTTAGCTATTTTATCAAATGGCATCCGCAACAGTAACTTTTCAATCTTTTGCTGATGGAACGGGGATTGGAAGTCTTTCGTCTGTCCGTCAATCTGCTGACGATATGGGAATTCATTGATGAACTCATAGAATGGACGAGCCGCCTCGCTCGCTGAGATTGGTTGAAGCCATCCCGCGACCCCACGACTTAACATGATTGATAACACAATCATCTTATAGCTCTTCGTCATGTCTGTGTATTCTACTTCAAGCAACAGCGACTTCGCCTCTTCAAACAGGTGACTCTCTTCATCATCCAGCTCCCCCACCCGATTTAGGAACCCGTAATACCCTCCGTCTTTCTTCCATTCAGAACGATAGGCATCGATTGAGTATTCACCTCGCTGGATCAACTCCAGGTAACTCGGACGTCTTCCAAATTCTTCTTTCACCATGAAGTAGTTACGCTCCAACTGTTGCCGGCGTGTCGAAGAATGGGTGACCATTCGCTTCAACAAATCGATGGCGTGCAAATCGAATTCAATCGTGCATCTACTTGGTAAATCGATTTTTCTAGGAAGAGCTTTTACAATCGGTTGTCGCTTCGTCGTCAATAGCGCCAACTTTTTATCGATGTTCTTATAGTTCCCAATCAAATCGATGATGGTGCAGTGCGTCTTTCCCCTCAATAGACGTAATCCACGACCAATTTGTTGCGTGAAGACAGTCAACGATTCAGTCGGGCGGCAAAACAATAACGTATCGATTTCAGGGATATCGACACCTTCATTAAATAAGTTGACCGCGAAGATAATATCGAGATGACCTTGCTTCAATTGACACATCACATCGGTACGGTCATATTCGGTCTGGCTATGTAACGCGACAGCTTGCACACCTTGCAGACGGAAATAGTCGGCCAAATATTCAGCCTGAGTGACTGATGAACAGAATCCAAGCGCTCTGGTCTGGTGATGCATCCGCCAGGCATCAAAGATTTTTTGAGCGACACTTTCCTTCAACTGCTCCGCCAACAGTTCGTCTTGATCATAGCGACGACCATTGATCAATCGAATCTGCGAATAATCGATCTCATCATAAATCCCAACGTAATGGAACGGTGTCAAATACGACTCTTCAATCGCTTCAGTGAAGTGCATCTGATACGCGACATTGTCATCACACAAGGCGTAGACGTCGCCCCCGTCCAATCGATCGGGCGTTGCCGTTAATCCGAGCAAGAATTTCGGCTCGAAGTAATCAAGGACACGCCGATAGGATGGCGCAGCCGAATGGTGGAATTCGTCGACGACAATCAAATCGAACTGATCTGGTGTGAACTGTTGCATCCGATGTTTCGAGGCCAATGTTTGAATCGAAGCGAATAATACGTCGGCTGATTTCTCATCTCTCGAGTCACCTCCGAGCAATAATCCCGTCTTCCATTCGCTCGAGACTTTCTTATAGGATGCCTCAGCTTGAAGCAGAATTTCTTTTTGGTGGGCAATGAAGAGCACTCGTTTGAACTGGCGGGCGAAGAAGGCGCTCAAGTACGTCTTTCCTAGTCCGGTAGCGAGCACGAGCATCGCTTTGCGTCTGCCTTCGTCCATCGTCTCGCGTAACGCCTTCAAAGCAGCGTCTTGTACGGTGTTCGGTGTGATCGTATCGTCCTCGATATAGACAGGTGGTGGTTCCGCAATCAGTTCCGCTTCCTTGATGCGCTGTTGCTTCGCTTCATATTCTTCACGATAAGGCTGCAACGAGACGATGTTCATGATTTGGGCATAGTCGCTATAAAAGAGCTCATGAAACGCATCGACTGACTGTTCAAACACGTCCTCCGAGATGCTCGCCGGTATCTCGACGTTCCATTCGACGCCTCGATTTAAGGCGCTATGCGACAGATTGGAAGAACCGACAAAGAACGTCCCTCCATCTTGTGTGCGGAACAAATATGCCTTTGGGTGGAACGACTGGCCTTTCGATCGATAGAGCCGTAGCTCTACTCCTTGAATGTTCATTAGCATCTCAAGCGCGTCTGGGTTCGTCAAATAGAGGTAATCCCCAATCAGAATGCGGACTTGTGCACCGCGATTGACTGCTTGCTTAAGTGAAGCGGTGAGTTCTTGAACACCCGATACTTGCGCAAACGCGACGACCATATAAATTTCAGTCGCCGCGTCGATTTGGTGTTGTAATGGAATTCGTAAATGACTCGTATGCAGACGTAACTCACTCATGATCAAGAACCTCTTCCAAGAAGAGACCTTTTTCAAACCCGCCCCGCTTCTCACGTTTCTTCTCACGGATACGATTCAATTCCTCGAAGCTCGCGCCGTGCATTTTTCCAAGCGTATAGACGAGTTCCAAAATATCAGCAAGTTCTTCGAGTGATTCTTCATCAATGTTCGTTTCTTCGTACTCTTTGATTTCCTCGTAAAGTTTCAAGCGGGCCTGTTCGAAATGTTCAGCTTGATTCAAGTGTTTGACGACAGGAATTTGTCCTGCTTCATGGATGATTTCAGGAATACGGTCTCGGATTAACTTGTTATATACCATACTTACTCCTCCTTTTAGAAAAACAACTCCATCATATATATTACTAGATCTTTATTTTGATCTTTGAAATAATAAAAAGTAACTTATAAAAAATATCAACATCACTAAATTCATAAATGGAGGTACATGTGTGTCAAACATTATAAATAGAGAAATCAAAGAAATTATAGCATATGGAACATCTTCAAACCCAAAAATTTCCTTGTCAGAAGATCAAGCATTTAATGTTCTATTACTTCAATATTACTGTTTTAAAGAATCGGATATTTCAAAAGT
This genomic interval carries:
- a CDS encoding DEAD/DEAH box helicase family protein; amino-acid sequence: MSELRLHTSHLRIPLQHQIDAATEIYMVVAFAQVSGVQELTASLKQAVNRGAQVRILIGDYLYLTNPDALEMLMNIQGVELRLYRSKGQSFHPKAYLFRTQDGGTFFVGSSNLSHSALNRGVEWNVEIPASISEDVFEQSVDAFHELFYSDYAQIMNIVSLQPYREEYEAKQQRIKEAELIAEPPPVYIEDDTITPNTVQDAALKALRETMDEGRRKAMLVLATGLGKTYLSAFFARQFKRVLFIAHQKEILLQAEASYKKVSSEWKTGLLLGGDSRDEKSADVLFASIQTLASKHRMQQFTPDQFDLIVVDEFHHSAAPSYRRVLDYFEPKFLLGLTATPDRLDGGDVYALCDDNVAYQMHFTEAIEESYLTPFHYVGIYDEIDYSQIRLINGRRYDQDELLAEQLKESVAQKIFDAWRMHHQTRALGFCSSVTQAEYLADYFRLQGVQAVALHSQTEYDRTDVMCQLKQGHLDIIFAVNLFNEGVDIPEIDTLLFCRPTESLTVFTQQIGRGLRLLRGKTHCTIIDLIGNYKNIDKKLALLTTKRQPIVKALPRKIDLPSRCTIEFDLHAIDLLKRMVTHSSTRRQQLERNYFMVKEEFGRRPSYLELIQRGEYSIDAYRSEWKKDGGYYGFLNRVGELDDEESHLFEEAKSLLLEVEYTDMTKSYKMIVLSIMLSRGVAGWLQPISASEAARPFYEFINEFPYRQQIDGQTKDFQSPFHQQKIEKLLLRMPFDKIAKGPFFVSEESLHIEHNEAFAHPLVYEWVSQIVEVRLHHYFSRKASE
- a CDS encoding nucleoside triphosphate pyrophosphohydrolase codes for the protein MVYNKLIRDRIPEIIHEAGQIPVVKHLNQAEHFEQARLKLYEEIKEYEETNIDEESLEELADILELVYTLGKMHGASFEELNRIREKKREKRGGFEKGLFLEEVLDHE